The Henckelia pumila isolate YLH828 chromosome 2, ASM3356847v2, whole genome shotgun sequence genome includes a window with the following:
- the LOC140878943 gene encoding uncharacterized protein, producing MDPKDFFGTTDPMVAEGCIRSLEAIFRYMELGDADRVRCMTFLLKDDAALWFEGVEKTVDVTTLTWEEFKTLFYEKYFTAEVRAQMKKEFMSLRQGDLTVSEFVRKFERGCHFVPLIGNDKAEKLQHFVACLRPTIRRDVMMVEPVDYAAAVRKAMRSEQSLKDISAEVHGKKAFTHQGHQQQHGKKQYQGQQRPQGHHQAQRPALPKTEDKPICQTCHRPHFGKCLKEAGVCFKCKKPGHVAKDYPKLRRPVQGRVFMMQAEKADPDTTLITGRIVVAGVATRALLDSGATHSFISEAFTRKRSIECEELFGGFIVTIPSGEELSTRNMVKNLELLLQGQSVSADLIVLPMSEFDLIIGMDWLTKNAVVIDFQQRSVIVRPEGKEPFLFEATRSSKRTQLISLMQAKKLVHDGCEAFLASVSLSELPARSNISDVDVAKDFEDVFPDEVTGIPPDREVEFSIDLIPGTVPISKAPYRLAPTEMKELKEQIQELLDKGFIRPSFSPWGAPVLFVKRKTEV from the exons ATGGATCCTAAGGATTTCTTTGGGACTACGGATCCGATGGTAGCGGAGGGCTGTATTCGCTCTCTAGAGGCGATTTTCCGCTACATGGAGTTAGGAGATGCGGACCGAGTTCGCTGTATGACTTTCCTTCTCAAGGATGACGCCGCCTTGTGGTTTGAGGGTGTGGAGAAGACTGTCGATGTTACCACACTGACTTGGGAAGAATTCAAGACTCTTTTCTATGAGAAGTACTTTACGGCTGAGGTGAGGGCGCAGATGAAGaaagagtttatgagtctccggcagggagaTCTGACTGTATCTGAGTTTGTTCGGAAATTTGAGAGGGGTTGCCACTTCGTGCCATTGATAGGGAATGATAAGGCGGAGAAGTTGCAGCACTTTGTTGCATGTCTGAGGCCTACTATTCGTAGGGATGTGATGATGGTTGAGCCAGTGGATTATGCAGCTGCCGTCAGGAAAGCTATGAGGTCCGAGCAGTCCTTGAAGGACATCAGTGCCGAGGTTCATGGCAAGAAGGCCTTCACTCATCAGGGTCACCAGCAGCAGCATGGCAAGAAGCAATATCAGGGGCAGCAGAGGCCCCAGGGGCACCATCAGGCCCAGAGACCCGCTCTTCCCAAGACTGAGGATAAGCCTATTTGCCAGACATGCCACCGTCCACACTTTGGGAAGTGCTTGAAGGAGGCAGGAGTGTGTTTCAaatgcaagaagccgggtcatgtAGCTAAGGACTACCCGAAGTTGAGGAGACCCGTGCAGGGTCGAGTGTTCATGATGCAGGCCGAGAAGGCCGACCCAGACACCACACTCATCACAG GTAGGATTGTAGTAGCTGGTGTAGCCACTAGAGCTTTGTTAGACTCGGGAGCTACACACTCTTTTATTTCGGAGGCATTTACCCGTAAGCGGAGTATTGAGTGTGAAGAGTTGTTTGGTGGATTCATAGTGACCATCCCATCAGGGGAAGAGCTGTCCACGAGGAATATGGTGAAGAATCTTGAACTCTTACTGCAAGGGCAATCAGTGAGTGCCGATCTGATAGTGTTGCCCATGTCTGAGTTTGACTTGATAATTGGGATGGACTGGTTGACGAAGAACGCTGTGGTGATTGATTTTCAGCAGCGATCAGTGATAGTCCGACCGGAGGGAAAGGAACCATTTTTGTTCGAGGCTACTAGGAGTTCGAAGAGGACTCAACTTATATCTCTCATGCAAGCTAAGAAGTTGGTGCATGATGGATGTGAGGCATTCTTAGCCAGTGTATCTTTGTCAGAGTTGCCAGCACGTTCGAATATTTCAGATGTGGACGTGGCCAAggattttgaggatgtgtttcCAGATGAAGTTACAGGTATCCCACCTGATAGAGAAGTCGAGTTCTCTATCGACTTGATACCGGGTACTGTGccaatctctaaggcaccgtacagactagCTCCCACAGAAATGAAGGAActgaaagagcagattcaagagttgcttgataAAGGGTTCATACGCCCTAGCTTCTCTCCATGGGGCGCACCGGTCCTCTTTGTAAAAAGAAAAACGGAAGTCTGa